The following is a genomic window from Colletotrichum lupini chromosome 5, complete sequence.
CATCCAAGGTTTATCAGAGCTATGAGTATGTGTGCAAGCTCAAACCCGATGATCCTCATTTTCTCAGTCTTCATTTCGATGTAAGTCAGCATAGCAAGAAGATTTGGCAATGTTCGCTGCCGCGTCGGCAGAGGACGTGAAccaaccccccccccggAGGATCGCGTTAGCACTTTTGTCTCTTGTTCGCAGTCAAACTTTCAACTGATCTTGGTCAAGGAGAGACGGCTTGACCAATCGCTCTGTGTGAGCATCCTCGATATTGAACAGCAGCTGGCCAGAAGCGATGTGGTGCAAGATTTGTTCACCCTCCATTGGAGGCATGGATTTTCTCTCCAGTCAAAGCCCTATCCTCAATGATTGCGTTATTGCCGTTAAGATCGCGAGCCCAGGAGGAATACATTCATAGCCAGAAATTACTGCCGTCAGGTCTTCGACAGGAGTACGGAAACCCTCACTGGTGCCCAATAACAGCTCATTCCCACTGAACTCTTCAGTCATAGGCGGAAGATATGATCTAGTGAGGTAATTGACACTTGGAATTGCCCATTTGCTCTCCCAGAATATGTCGATATGAATGAAGCATACATGTTCTCAAGGCTTGAGGCCGCCTTTCGAGTCCATATCCCAACCATCTTTCCCTCGAAGCAACGTGTCACTCAAGGGAAGTTGCCGGTGCCGGCCCCATCATTGAAGCTTAACATGTGCAGGCAGAACCATGTAAATGCTTCTACCCAGCCACATGATGACAGGAAGATTAATCCTTGGAGCCGTAGGGCTTACACACATGCCAAAGGTCCAATGCACGACGCCGGCGCCGAGACTTAGACGGCGTAGCCCGAGCCACCGGAGCCCTCGCCGGCCAACCACGCATCGCTCACGGCGCCTAGCGCCGCCGTCTCCTACGTTTCTTCACGAATCCCGCAGCCGCCAATAACGCACCTCTCGTCTGTCTGCCGTCGCATGCCTCGGCACTTGCGTCGATCACGGAACGATTACTATTCCTCACAGGATGGCGCAATTTCACTGACTTACTTAAACACCATGGGAGGTCGCAACTGTTCGCACCCAAATTTCATTCAAGAGCTCTCGCTCGGTATTATTCACTGGCACTAGCCTTGCTACACGGATAGTATATTCTCATGACGCTGAGCACCTTGTCCCTTGAATCCCACCAAATCCCGCTGGAGATCGTCATAATCTCTTTCATTAATCATAAAGCACGCTGATTCACCCACAGAATATCCCTTAGTAGGTATAGCGGAAACCAGGCTGAGCACCCTCCTGCACATTCCGGTTAGCAATCGGTCCTAATCCAAGGAGGGTCTTGTGGGAAACACTTACATCATCAGCCTCAAGCTCCTTCTCGCCCCTGTCGGCCTTCTTGTTCTTGAAGTAGGCGTCGACAGTCAACAAGCTGACCAAAATGCACGTCAACAAGCTGCACGCAATGCAGGCGTACATGCCCGGGCGGTAGTGAGGCTTGTCCTGCTCACGGAAGAGCAAGCTACCGGCAATACCTCCGATACCACCGAACGAGACAAGTGTCGCACTGCAGAAAGCTCGCTTCCACTGGCCACGGATGTTGTTTGCCTGGTACGCCATCACAGCAGGGACGTTGGAGTTGGCACCGGCCGTGGTCAGGAAGACGCCAAAGTAGCGCACCGCCGCGCTGGAGTGGAAACCCATGATGGGAAGACCAACGATGCAGAAGAGCATGTTGATGAGAATGACGGGACCACGGAACTTCATTCTATCACCCAACCACGCGGTCGCGAACATGACGATACCGGCAAAGGCATAAGGCGGCGCGACGAGGCATTGCGCGGCACCAACGTCGAAGCCCATATTGACCTGCAGAATGATGGGCAAGAAGTATGCAAGCGCGTACGAGACGGTGGTGGTGTTGAAGAAGATCATGGCGTAGGCCCAGATTCTCCAGTCGGCGCCGGCACCGAGGAATCTCTTGAGGTTGAAGGCGGGAATGTGGGCGTCACCGCGATCACGGTTCACGCGCGCGACGATCCAGGCGCGCTCACGCTCGCCGAGGAAGTTCCAGTCCTTGCGCTTCTTGGAGTCGGGGAAGTCGACGAGGAGCCAGTAGCCTGCGAGGCCGAGCACGCAGGTGAGAGCACCTTCGATGATGAAGATCCAGCGCCATCCAGTCAGGCCCTGTTGGCCGTTGAGCTGCATCAGACCGAAAGCGAGAATACCGGAGAAGGCGGAAGCGACGCAGCCGAGAAGGTAGAAGACGGAGTATCGCTTTCCGACCTCATCTGTTCATGGTCAGAAGTCTGGTCGTGGAGGCAGCATCAGCGGGTGCCAACTTACATCTGGTGTACCATGTGCTGAGAAGGTAGACACAACTGGGGAAGAATCCGGCCTCGAGAACACCCAGGAGAATTCTGCATGCATACAAGTGTGTGTACTTTGCTGAGAAACCCATACCGATCATCACAGCACCCCACAAGAGGGTAAGTCCACCAAGGTGAAGACGAGGTCCAATCTTGCGAACAATGATGGTCGAGGGCGGCTGGAAGATAATGTACGGaatgaagaagaggagggaaGCAATGCTCTGTTGAAGTCAATGGTCAGCTGTCCACCCTCATCGACCATACACACAGTCATCGAGTTCAACTCACGTATCGGTTGTCGAGATAGAGACCCAATTCCTTGGTCATGCCTGCAATGGCGGCCGCAGACAAGTTGGTACGATCCATCAATGACACGCAGTACATGGCACCGACAGTGACGACGAGTCTTCGGTCGACTCGGCGAATGATCTTGCGCTGCTCCTCAGCAGTGAAGCCATGGTCAATGTCGAGATCATGGGAGTCGTTGATGGAGCTGGTTCTGATGTGGTCACTGTGCTCGAAGCCTGCCTTCTCGGGGTCTGAGACGGGACGATCCATGTTGGGCGGTTGTGTCGTTGATCGAAGCTCGCTGTGAATGATTCGTCGAAGAAGTGAAAGACGAGGGACTGGTGTCGACGGCGCACAGAAGCTGCAGATTGTGCGTCACTTATTGAGTTTGACCAAGGGAGGGGGTCAATCGAGAAAGAGGTCTGGGCCTTCTAATCAACGCCGACGCAGGACTGAGGAATGCCGTTCGAATAAGGATGTGGAACAAACAACCCAAAGTCAAGAGGGGGGAACTCTGGAGGTTATCTACTCAAGAAACACAAAGATCCTGAGAGTAGCATCGGATGACACGACGATTCGATAACGATCCGCACACAGCCTTTTTGTATCCGTTCGGGTCCAGCCCCAGTTCCCCGCGAAAAGACAGCAAGTCGACGACGACTACAACCCCCTTCTTTTCACCCACCCCCGCCCCCCTGGTCCGTAAGACAAGACATACACGAAAGCACCCAGGACGGTGGATCCAAAGACCCAAGAATCCAAGACCAGACAAGGCCTTGAAGCCATCCAAACCACCGGCGTTCATTTTCCCCATGTTCCCCAGAAAAAAACACAGACGAAATGAGCCTTAGCAGACACACGTCCCCATATCTCCCCCGCCCTGGGATGGGGGACCACCCCCGATGCTGCTGTCCTCTTGCTGCGGGGGAGCCAATCAAACTCAAAACAAGACAAGAAGATACCGAGGGTGGCGGCAAGCAAGCCTAGGAAGAAGCCTGTGGAGTTGTCGACTCGTTCGAAGGAAGCCAAGACTGAAGGGCAAGGGCGTGGCCGCAGTGCCGCATTAGGATGAAAAGTTGGAACCAAGAGCCACGGAAAGGGTGTGGTATGCGGCATCGGTTTTCCCTCTAGCCGTCAGAGACAAGACATTCAGACACCGGGAGACGGGTCCAGCCAAAGACGGTGATGGCATGTAGATTGGTATTGAAACGGCAGGTAATAGAGACACGCATACCCGAATACTCTGCTGAATTGCAGAATTGCAGAAATAGAGATACTGATTCTTCGGTAATTTCCCATGTCTACAGCTGATATTGAGAGTGAGTCTCAACACCCCAGATCCCTCTCACTCTTAATCTCAATCTCGCTCTCACTCACACTCACCTCTCTCGCTCAAATCCACTCACTTGACTCAACTATGCTCACCAAAAATACAGCGGCACAGCGTGCGGCTAGCCACAACAGCTCAAATCCGGGGTACCAAAGGTTCAAAGTGGGTTCGTCCCGGCCTTTGGCTGCGGGGTAAACGCACGATGTGCGTGTGGAGGAAAGCTGGAGCCTCCACGTCCCGTGTGGGTGGTGAGGAGAAGTCCGCCGAGCCTAGTGGGAAGCAAGCCGGGGAAAGGGGGCCCATGGCCCATCATTCATCCATCGAACATGGGTTGATGGGCTATGAGAGACCCCAGGAGGGGACGTGTGTCGGTCATTCACTCTTTGAAATGTCCACTCATAAGATAGAAAGACACGATGAATAAAAAGGTCAGAAGTGATCATGGTTCGGCCGGTCGACTCGGTACTGTGCGCCGGAGCGACTTGGCGGGTATGCGATTGGATCGTCTGCCGGCGGATTGCCCAATTCGGTTCTAGACGCGAAGCTGAGACTAAGGCATGCAAGCCCACGCGATGAGACCCGAGAATGTACTAGGCGCAGCGCGGCATGGAGATGGGGTTGGGGTTGGGAAATCTGGCAGTCCACTCTTCTGGCAATAGGGACGAAGTATGGATGCTATTCCAATGTCTCTGCCCCTCTTCGGGTCTTTTTGTGATGCTACGCGGCCCCGTCGGTAAGGTAGAatagtgagagagagagacggaGAGAGATAGAAAGAGTGAGGGGGAAGAAGCAAAGAAGATCGACGGGACATACGGAGGCGTACATGGGGAATGGAGATACGAGCCAGGGTGTAAGGACACCGACACGAAGTGATATGCTTCTTCTTCAGGCTTGATGACACACTGCTCAGGGTATCTCGCAGAAAGAGTGACATAACCCTGTGGAGCGTGCTCCATCTCATGCCATGTCACCTCCAGACGCAGCAGACATGGGGGATATCCGTGGCCGTGGCATCTGTCATTTTCTTGACTGAAAAGTTGTACCCATCTCCCGGGTGACTCGTCCCGAACCTGCGCTGGAATGGCGGCAAGAATAAGACACCGAAAGAGTGAGACGACGAACGAGGAGGTTTGTTGACCCTCGAACTTCGAACGGTGGACGAACCAtgggtacctaccttacgcaCGCGCTTGCGAAAAACTGAAATTCGTTTATTGGCGCCGGTGACTGAATCGAGTGTGCTGCCCACGAACCTTCACGAAATGAAGCAAAATTCAATTGCCGCGCTCCGTGTGAGTcgcgtactccgtaccacAAGTCCGCCGTCCCAGTCCACCTGAGGACTCAAGGAGGCTTCGAGGGCTTCGAGACCTCATTAGACGCAGTCCGTCGAACCCGAGCCAAAGGACGCCAAACTTCCTAGGTGATCGAGAGACGCCGTCTGCCACCGGACGCCAAGATGCCTCCATCGATCTTGGCAAAAGCCGCGTGCCACCCGCAACCTGTCCTATCCGGACGTTTATAGCCATGTTGCCGTCTTGTCCGTCGTCAACAGTCGCCGAAAGCATCGAAGAGGCATTCCCAATCAGATTAGCAGGGAGATGAGCTGTCGTTAAGTCGCCTCCTCCCCTTCCCCGTGGCTGTTCCACCCCTGTTCCCGACATGGCGGCCTTCGTGTCTGTGAGTCTGTGACTGCTGTCTCAAGCGTCCTAGCGCACATCATCCCAACAACGTGTGAACGTGTAAAGATTCCACTACCGTGACCGCGGTTCAGACATCGTCTTCAGTCTCCCTTGCGTTGGCGTTGGGGCGAGCTGGTGCGAGCATGGACCCTTGAGGACCAGGTGATTCGATGCCACCCTCTTCAATTTCGCCCTGCATGCCTCGCCGTGCTACCAAACAACAAGAAATAGAACGAGCCAAGCAGCATTGGCGTCGCCGCAGATAGTGTACATCCCTCCACAGATCATGCACACTTTCTCCCCGAGTCTAGGTTCCCGACTCCTACCTATTGAGGATCTTAGGATGCATACACGCCACCACACCCTCCACGAGCAACCGCCCGGACGGCGGACAACCATTATAGATTTCCCCTCAGAGGCTCAGACTAAGGTAGGACATCAAACTTCCCAGTCTAGACCTGACAAGCCATCCTTCCAACCCCCTCCCTCGGATCGAACCTCGGCATCCTCGACCCTTCTACGGCGTGCCATTGGGCGACGATCACCTCTCCTGTGTCCGATTGAACGAGAACTGAAGCTAATTTCAACGACACAAATTCCCGATAGTTGGGTTGAACCTAACTGCATCTTCGCCCGCCGTGCCACGCCGTCGGTTCTTGGAAGTCTGTCTGGTCTGCCTGCTTGTAGCCCATGTTCAATCGCCTCCTGTCCTTTTGCTGCCCACTATCCCCCTTGGTCGCCCCTCCATCTCGATGGGAATTGCGGCAGATTCGCAAACCAAGCCCAAAACGTGCAAAGTCGCCCAGCCTCCATCATGATCCCACAGATCCAACAAGTCACCCAGATCCTGGTGATACCTTGTTGGTCAGGCCTACGTGCTTTTGCTTGGTCCTTGGATGAGGAACAGGGAGTTTACGGGTGGCCTGAAGAATAGGGCTGCATGTCTGCGCCGCAAGGCTGCATTCATTGAAATAGCAGACGACCGTAACACTGCTTGAGACCGAGGAAGGATCATCACCGTAAAGTTACGTACCTTGCGGTGAGAAACTGACGAACCAGAGGCTGTAGAGTGGCCGAACTTCCTCGGTTGTCTCGGCCTTCCAAGACTTGTGTAAACTTGAGGGTTCCCAGGGACGCCGGATGGTGATCACTATGCCTCTGATACGATCTCTTGCATCTCACAGAGAAGGAGAGCATAGTCCTCTAGGTTCTTCCGAAGTAGCTGTTCTCGCGTAGTTGTTGACACTTTCGTCTGCGCTTCTGCCAGTGGCTCTCACAACTCACCACTACATTATGTTACTACTTTGACGCTTCCACTCGTACAATTGCAGTATATGCGGCAACGTAGACACAACAAATCTGCCCCAGTTCTTCAACAGTCAGAGATCTGGTCATGATCTATCCTACACACGATAGTTCTGGTACCAGGATAACAGACATCGAGTGTCAAATCCCACAAACAAACAAGCTGTAAGTAATCAGGCTCATCACTTCGAGTCTTTGAATATATCATATGCCTTTTGGTACTAGAAGGAGAATGTCAGTACATATTCACAGGCAGAACTGATCGATATCCAACTTCAAACCCGAGACCACACCATAGACTGGAGAAAACCGACTTCGTACTTCAGACGAACCCCTTTATTCTGTTCCGATGGAACCAAGTATTCGTATAATTTTAATCAGGATAAAAGGCGAGAATCAGCAATGTCCTCCGAGCGAAGAACACGAAGCCCTACTCCAAAATCTCGGAAATCTCGAACCCTCCAGGGCTTTTGCTTACCATCCCTAAGACAGTGCAACAGTCCGGCATCGTCCCGTATATCTCAAGTCGTTTCTTCAACATGCTCCCTCATGCCCACATACTTTACATAAACCATCCTATTATCGTCATCTTTGTCGAAATAGTACAAGACGACGTTCAGCTACACCATCATCGTCCAACTACAGTCTACTCAAAGCCCCAAAGCCCTTTGTGAACATATACT
Proteins encoded in this region:
- a CDS encoding major facilitator superfamily transporter translates to MNAGGLDGFKALSGLGFLGLWIHRPGFCAPSTPVPRLSLLRRIIHSELRSTTQPPNMDRPVSDPEKAGFEHSDHIRTSSINDSHDLDIDHGFTAEEQRKIIRRVDRRLVVTVGAMYCVSLMDRTNLSAAAIAGMTKELGLYLDNRYSIASLLFFIPYIIFQPPSTIIVRKIGPRLHLGGLTLLWGAVMIGMGFSAKYTHLYACRILLGVLEAGFFPSCVYLLSTWYTRYEVGKRYSVFYLLGCVASAFSGILAFGLMQLNGQQGLTGWRWIFIIEGALTCVLGLAGYWLLVDFPDSKKRKDWNFLGERERAWIVARVNRDRGDAHIPAFNLKRFLGAGADWRIWAYAMIFFNTTTVSYALAYFLPIILQVNMGFDVGAAQCLVAPPYAFAGIVMFATAWLGDRMKFRGPVILINMLFCIVGLPIMGFHSSAAVRYFGVFLTTAGANSNVPAVMAYQANNIRGQWKRAFCSATLVSFGGIGGIAGSLLFREQDKPHYRPGMYACIACSLLTCILVSLLTVDAYFKNKKADRGEKELEADDEGAQPGFRYTY